One segment of Manihot esculenta cultivar AM560-2 chromosome 4, M.esculenta_v8, whole genome shotgun sequence DNA contains the following:
- the LOC110613920 gene encoding probable splicing factor 3A subunit 1: MPGTAILPLPAPPPGGDSSPPPSQLSEQHSSKEDKTTNENQNKAPVATHTRTIGIIHPPPDIRNIVDKTAQFVAKNGPEFEKRIIANNANNAKFNFLNPSDPYHAYYQHHLSEFRAQNQSSAQQPPSQPADSDATESTQSAPASDGTDAAPKPDPTAQFRPPPRKVLDPPEAEQYTIRLPEGITGEELDIIKLTAQFVARNGQAFLTGLTNREMNNPQFHFLKPTHSMFTFFTGLADAYSKVLMPPKGLTEKLTKSVADMTTVLERCLHRLEWEHSQEQARQKAEDEIEQERIQMAMIDWHDFVVVETIDFADDEDEDLPPPMTLEEVIRRSKVSSMVEDEVIEPGKEVEMEMDEEEVQLVEEGMRAASLEENDSEKKFAKANEEPEEPMRIVKNWKRPEERIPAERDPTKVVVSPITGELIPINEMSEHMRISLIDPKYKEQKERMFAKIRETTLAQDDEISRNIVGLARTRPDIFGTTEEEVSNAVKAEIEKKKDEQPKQVIWDGHSGSIGRTANQAMSQNIIGEDQSEAGNDDARGLPGPAAPPPRPGVPSVRPLPPPPGLALNLPRMPPNTIQYSAPTSGAFPVPPPRPPGMPMVPSIRPMQAPMPVAPGQQPIMMNRQLTMPPSISGNPPSMPVPPPPGSQFTPIPRPFAPLPVPPTAIGMMPPPPPLPQGMPPPPPPDDAPPPLPDEPEPKRQKLDSMLIPEDQFLAQHPGPVRITISVPNVDEGNLKGQVLEITMQSLSETVGSLKEKIAGEIQLPANKQKLSGKAGFLKDNMSLAYYNIGAGEALSLSLRERGGRKR, from the exons ATGCCTGGCACAGCAATCTTACCTCTTCCTGCACCTCCTCCTGGCGGAGACAGCTCTCCTCCCCCTTCTCAATTGTCAGAACAGCATTCTTCTAAGGAAGATAAAACAACAAATGAGAACCAGAACAAAGCCCCAGTTGCAACACACACTAGAACTATTGGAATCATTCATCCTCCGCCAGATATTAGGAATATTGTAGACAAAACTGCACAATTTGTTGCTAAAAATGGGCCTGAGTTTGAAAAAAGGATCATTGCCAATAATGCTAACAATGCCAAGTTCAATTTTTTGAATCCCTCAGATCCATACCATGCATACTATCAACATCATTTGTCTGAATTTCGTGCGCAGAATCAATCTTCTGCTCAGCAGCCTCCATCACAACCTGCAGATTCTGATGCCACTGAGTCTACCCAATCTGCTCCTGCTTCTGATGGCACTGACGCTGCTCCAAAGCCTGACCCCACAGCCCAGTTTAGACCACCTCCTCGGAAAGTTCTTGATCCTCCTGAAGCTGAGCAATATACCATTCGGCTTCCTGAGGGGATTACAGGAGAGGAACTTGATATTATTAAGCTCACTGCCCAGTTTGTGGCTCGAAATGGCCAAGCTTTCTTGACTGGTCTGACAAATAGGGAGATGAACAATCCCCAGTTCCATTTTTTGAAGCCAACTCATAGCATGTTCACATTTTTTACTGGACTGGCTGATGCATACTCAAAAGTGTTGATGCCTCCTAAGGGGTTGACTGAGAAGCTGACAAAAAGTGTTGCTGATATGACCACTGTGCTTGAACGGTGTTTGCATCGCTTGGAGTGGGAACACTCGCAGGAGCAGGCGAGGCAGAAAGCCGAGGATGAGATTGAGCAAGAGAGGATTCAAATGGCAATGATCGATTGGCATGATTTTGTTGTGGTTGAGACAATAGACTTTGCAGATGATGAGGATGAGGACTTGCCCCCTCCTATGACCCTTGAGGAGGTTATAAGGAGGAGCAAGGTATCTTCTATGGTTGAAGATGAAGTCATTGAGCCTGGAAAGGAGGTGGAAATGGAAATGGATGAAGAAGAGGTGCAACTTGTTGAGGAGGGAATGAGGGCTGCCAGTCTTGAAGAGAATGACAGTGAGAAGAAATTTGCCAAGGCAAATGAGGAACCAGAAGAACCTATGAGAATTGTGAAGAACTGGAAGAGGCCTGAGGAAAGGATCCCTGCTGAAAGGGACCCAACAAAAGTTGTGGTTTCCCCTATCACTGGTGAGCTAATACCCATTAATGAGATGTCTGAGCATATGAGGATTTCTCTAATTGATCCCAAGTACAAGGAGCAAAAGGAAAGGATGTTTGCAAAAATCCGGGAAACAACTCTTGCTCAGGATGATGAAATCTCTAGAAACATTGTCGGACTTGCACGGACTCGACCTGATATCTTTGGCACGACTGAAGAAGAAGTTTCTAATGCAGTTAAGGCAGAGattgagaagaagaaagatgagCAACCAAAGCAGGTCATATGGGATGGTCATAGTGGAAGCATTGGCCGTACTGCAAATCAAGCTATGTCTCAAAATATTATTGGAGAGGATCAAAGTGAAGCTGGTAATGATGATGCCAGGGGCCTGCCTGGTCCTGCAGCTCCTCCTCCTCGACCTGGTGTCCCCTCAGTTCGTCccctacctccaccaccagggcTAGCATTGAATCTTCCTCGGATGCCTCCAAATACCATTCAATACTCGGCCCCAACTAGTGGTGCATTTCCTGTGCCTCCACCAAGGCCACCAGGTATGCCAATGGTTCCATCAATTCGTCCAATGCAGGCTCCAATGCCAGTGGCACCTGGACAGCAGCCCATTATGATGAATCGACAGCTTACAATGCCTCCATCTATATCTGGAAATCCACCAAGTATGCCAGTTCCTCCTCCACCTGGATCCCAGTTTACGCCAATTCCTCGACCTTTTGCTCCTCTTCCTGTCCCTCCAACAGCAATTGGTATGATGCCACCACCACCACCCTTGCCTCAAGGAATGCCTCCACCACCTCCACCTGACGATGCTCCTCCACCACTTCCAGACGAACCAGAGCCTAAGAGACAGAAGCTTGATTCTATGCTTATTCCAGAAGATCAATTCCTGGCACAACATCCg GGACCTGTACGCATCACTATTTCTGTTCCGAATGTGGATGAAGGAAATCTCAAAGGGCAAGTTCTGGAGATTACAATGCAGTCCTTGTCTGAAACAGTTGGCAGCCTGAAAGAGAAAATTGCTGGAGAGATCCAACTTCCTGCAAACAAGCAGAAATTGAGTGGAAAAGCTGGTTTCCTAAAGGATAATATGTCACTTGCCTACTACAACATTGGAGCTGGAGAGGCACTGTCTCTTTCTTTGAGAGAGCGTGGTGgtagaaagagatga